From a single Longimicrobium sp. genomic region:
- a CDS encoding PAS domain S-box protein: MRRVDWAATPVGPAAGWPAGLRAAVDMVMGSRFPMVVMWGPELILLYNDAYIPILGMRHPAAMGRPARECWPEIWHVTGPMLQRVMETGEATWSEDARFLLDRRGTPEEAFFTFSYSPVRGDGGEVAGIFVSIIETTEHVLARRRSQAVARTLAAASAADDAEVALQLAAAAAVGEDLPWAAVFRPDGPDRLPLRASAGLPDGVLDADAWLDPRDPAVARALATDRAMELDPSHVHGLHDGGEAGRIVAVRVPGLGGGILLAGVNPHLPLETESAAFLGRVARAIGAAIDRVGRLARAEGERIAVLERMTDGFFALDGEWRFAYLNPVAQRLARRPSQELIGRTLWEAMPELRGTDFEAAFRHAMRRQVPRRVTGRAPRGGEWLEVHAYPSREGLSVFFRDASERVRMEAQRAELLERERRARADAEAAERRVRELVEGLDAIIWEATGDPIRFTFVSEHARALLGYPVERWLDEPGFWEALIHPEDRGWVVDLCARATREERDHAFEYRVRAADGRTLWLRDVVRVARGADGRVHLRGVMVDATARRRREDEVLRLAAVVGTMDDAVVCKAFDGTILSWNAAAVRLFGWSEAETVGRPVFEFLSPETHAEEREILARVAAGERVAGREMERTRSDGRRVLVCITVSPVRDAAGRVQCAAVVARDLTDERRLQAQLRQAQKMEAVGRLAGGIAHDFNNLLTAIKGNAGLLLGDLPAASPWREEVEEIDRASQRASDLTRQLLAFSRRQVLQPRVVDLNAVIADTRRMLRRLIEEDVEIDVALDPGAGRVEADPGQVEQVVLNLAVNARDAMPGGGRLAISTSAASVPQEPRTGWPYYVAPGDYVRLDVRDSGMGMEPDILAHLFEPFFTTKPAGKGTGLGLSTVYGIVKQSGGYVWAESQVGAGSRFVVLLPRVPDAGAAPAPAPEAAPGRGCGATVLLVEDEDSVRSLARRVLARAGYQVLEAPDGERALEVAGAHAGAIDLLLTDVVMPGGGGRKLADAMGRVRPATRVLYMSGYPGDAIAEHGLAPEVDLLPKPFSPDTLLRRVASALGGP; the protein is encoded by the coding sequence ATGCGGCGAGTGGACTGGGCCGCCACCCCCGTGGGCCCCGCCGCCGGATGGCCGGCGGGGCTGCGCGCCGCGGTGGACATGGTGATGGGCTCCCGCTTTCCCATGGTGGTGATGTGGGGGCCGGAGCTCATCCTGCTCTACAACGACGCCTACATCCCCATCCTGGGGATGCGCCACCCCGCCGCCATGGGCCGCCCCGCGCGCGAGTGCTGGCCCGAGATCTGGCACGTCACCGGCCCCATGCTGCAGCGGGTGATGGAGACCGGCGAGGCCACCTGGAGCGAGGACGCGCGCTTCCTGCTGGACCGCCGCGGCACCCCCGAGGAGGCCTTCTTCACCTTCAGCTACTCCCCGGTGCGCGGCGACGGCGGCGAGGTCGCCGGGATCTTCGTCTCCATCATCGAGACCACCGAGCACGTGCTGGCGCGGCGCCGCAGCCAGGCCGTGGCCCGCACCCTGGCCGCCGCCAGCGCCGCCGACGACGCCGAGGTGGCCCTGCAGCTGGCCGCCGCCGCCGCCGTGGGCGAGGACCTTCCCTGGGCCGCCGTCTTCCGCCCCGACGGCCCCGACCGCCTCCCGCTCCGCGCCTCGGCCGGGCTGCCGGACGGCGTGCTGGACGCCGATGCGTGGCTGGACCCGCGCGACCCGGCGGTCGCCCGCGCGCTGGCCACCGACCGCGCGATGGAGCTGGACCCGTCCCACGTCCACGGCCTCCACGACGGCGGCGAGGCGGGGCGCATCGTGGCCGTGCGCGTGCCCGGGCTGGGGGGCGGAATCCTGCTGGCGGGGGTGAATCCCCATCTCCCCCTCGAGACCGAGTCGGCCGCTTTCCTGGGGCGCGTGGCCCGCGCGATCGGCGCCGCCATCGACCGCGTGGGGCGGCTGGCGCGCGCCGAGGGCGAGCGGATCGCGGTGCTGGAGCGGATGACCGACGGCTTCTTCGCGCTGGACGGGGAGTGGCGCTTTGCCTACCTGAACCCCGTCGCCCAGCGCCTGGCCCGCCGCCCCTCGCAGGAGCTGATCGGCCGCACGCTGTGGGAGGCCATGCCGGAGCTGCGGGGGACGGACTTCGAGGCCGCCTTCCGCCACGCCATGCGCCGCCAGGTGCCACGCAGGGTGACGGGCCGCGCCCCGCGCGGCGGCGAGTGGCTGGAGGTGCACGCCTACCCGTCGCGCGAGGGGCTCAGCGTGTTCTTCCGCGACGCGTCGGAGCGGGTGCGGATGGAGGCCCAGCGCGCGGAGCTGCTGGAGCGCGAGCGCCGCGCCCGCGCCGACGCCGAGGCCGCCGAGCGGCGCGTGCGCGAGCTGGTGGAGGGGCTCGACGCCATCATCTGGGAGGCCACGGGCGACCCCATCCGCTTCACCTTCGTCAGCGAGCACGCCCGCGCGCTGCTGGGCTACCCGGTGGAGCGCTGGCTGGACGAGCCGGGGTTCTGGGAGGCGCTGATCCACCCCGAGGACCGCGGCTGGGTGGTGGACCTCTGCGCCCGGGCCACGCGCGAGGAGCGCGACCACGCCTTCGAGTACCGCGTCCGCGCCGCCGACGGCCGCACGCTCTGGCTGCGCGACGTGGTCCGCGTGGCCCGCGGCGCCGACGGCCGGGTGCACCTGCGCGGCGTGATGGTCGACGCCACCGCCCGCCGCCGCCGCGAGGACGAGGTGCTGCGGCTGGCCGCCGTGGTGGGGACGATGGACGACGCGGTGGTCTGCAAGGCGTTCGACGGCACCATCCTGAGCTGGAACGCCGCCGCCGTGCGCCTTTTCGGGTGGAGCGAGGCGGAGACGGTGGGCCGCCCCGTCTTCGAGTTCCTTTCCCCCGAGACGCACGCCGAGGAGCGCGAGATCCTGGCGCGCGTGGCCGCGGGCGAGCGCGTGGCCGGGCGGGAGATGGAGCGCACGCGCAGCGACGGGCGCCGCGTGCTGGTGTGCATCACCGTGAGCCCGGTGCGCGACGCGGCGGGGCGGGTGCAGTGCGCCGCCGTGGTCGCGCGCGACCTGACCGACGAGCGCCGGCTGCAGGCGCAGCTGCGGCAGGCGCAGAAGATGGAGGCGGTGGGGCGCCTCGCCGGCGGCATCGCGCACGACTTCAACAACCTGCTCACCGCCATCAAGGGAAACGCGGGGCTCCTCCTGGGCGACCTCCCCGCCGCCAGCCCCTGGCGCGAGGAGGTGGAGGAGATCGACCGCGCCTCGCAGCGCGCCTCCGACCTCACCCGCCAGCTCCTGGCCTTCAGCCGCCGCCAGGTGCTGCAGCCGCGCGTGGTCGACCTGAACGCCGTGATCGCCGACACCCGGCGGATGCTGCGGCGGCTGATCGAGGAAGACGTGGAGATCGACGTCGCGCTCGACCCCGGCGCAGGGCGGGTGGAGGCCGATCCCGGGCAGGTGGAGCAGGTGGTGCTGAACCTGGCCGTGAACGCGCGCGACGCCATGCCCGGCGGCGGCCGCCTGGCCATCTCCACCTCCGCCGCCAGCGTCCCCCAGGAGCCGCGCACGGGGTGGCCGTACTACGTGGCCCCCGGCGACTACGTGCGGCTGGACGTGCGCGACAGCGGGATGGGGATGGAGCCCGACATCCTGGCGCACCTGTTCGAGCCCTTCTTCACCACCAAGCCGGCGGGGAAGGGAACGGGGCTGGGGCTCAGCACCGTGTACGGGATCGTGAAGCAGAGCGGCGGCTACGTCTGGGCCGAGAGCCAGGTGGGAGCGGGGAGCCGCTTCGTGGTCCTCCTCCCGCGCGTCCCCGACGCGGGCGCCGCCCCCGCCCCCGCGCCCGAGGCGGCGCCGGGGCGGGGATGCGGCGCCACGGTGCTGCTGGTGGAAGACGAGGATTCGGTGCGCTCGCTCGCCCGGCGCGTGCTGGCCCGCGCCGGCTACCAGGTCCTCGAGGCGCCGGACGGCGAGCGGGCGCTGGAGGTGGCTGGCGCCCACGCCGGCGCCATCGACCTGCTGCTGACCGACGTGGTGATGCCCGGTGGCGGCGGCCGCAAGCTGGCCGACGCGATGGGCCGCGTCCGCCCCGCCACGCGCGTCCTCTACATGAGCGGCTACCCGGGCGACGCCATCGCCGAGCACGGCCTCGCGCCGGAAGTGGACCTCCTCCCCAAGCCCTTCTCCCCCGACACCCTCCTCCGCCGGGTCGCATCCGCGCTGGGAGGTCCGTGA
- a CDS encoding HD domain-containing phosphohydrolase → MMDEQVLRGARILAADDEDANLRLMRRVLEREGFTGFTATTDPAQVLPLFHQVRPDLVVLDLHMPGMGGMEVIRQLRPSLAAEGWLPVLMVSGDLDPEARRRALADGAKDFLAKPYDPAEAVLRIRNLLEMRFLHRQVREQNRLLERKVAERTRDLELAQVEVLERLAQAAELRDDETGEHVRRVGDLAARIARAMGLDDAFAEMLRRAAALHDVGKIGIPDEILRKPGVLSADERARMNTHTTIGARILAGGRSELMTMAERIAVAHHERWDGRGYPRGLSGEAIPREARIVAVADFFDALTHDRPYRPAFPVADTLAMIEREAGLHFDPDVASALLALHG, encoded by the coding sequence ATGATGGACGAACAGGTGCTTCGCGGCGCGCGCATCCTGGCCGCCGACGACGAGGACGCGAACCTGCGCCTGATGCGGCGCGTGCTGGAGCGCGAGGGGTTCACCGGCTTCACGGCCACCACCGACCCCGCGCAGGTGCTCCCGCTCTTCCACCAGGTGCGCCCCGACCTGGTGGTGCTGGACCTGCACATGCCGGGGATGGGGGGGATGGAGGTCATCCGCCAGCTCCGCCCGTCGCTGGCGGCCGAGGGCTGGCTCCCGGTGCTGATGGTGAGCGGCGACCTGGACCCCGAGGCGCGGCGCCGCGCGCTGGCCGACGGGGCCAAGGACTTCCTGGCCAAGCCGTACGACCCGGCCGAGGCGGTGCTCCGCATCCGCAACCTGCTGGAGATGCGCTTCCTGCACCGCCAGGTGCGCGAGCAGAACCGGCTGCTGGAGCGGAAGGTGGCCGAGCGCACGCGCGACCTGGAGCTGGCGCAGGTCGAGGTGCTGGAGCGGCTGGCGCAGGCCGCCGAGCTGCGCGACGACGAGACCGGCGAGCACGTGCGCCGCGTGGGCGACCTGGCCGCGCGCATCGCCCGCGCGATGGGGCTGGACGACGCGTTCGCGGAGATGCTGCGCCGCGCCGCCGCCCTGCACGACGTGGGGAAGATCGGCATCCCCGACGAGATCCTGCGCAAGCCGGGGGTGCTGTCCGCCGACGAGCGCGCGCGGATGAACACGCACACCACCATCGGCGCGCGGATCCTGGCCGGCGGGCGCAGCGAGCTGATGACGATGGCCGAGCGCATCGCCGTCGCCCACCACGAGCGCTGGGACGGGCGCGGCTACCCGCGGGGCCTGAGCGGCGAGGCCATCCCCCGCGAGGCGAGGATCGTCGCCGTGGCCGACTTCTTCGACGCGCTCACGCACGATCGCCCCTATCGCCCCGCCTTCCCCGTGGCCGACACGCTGGCGATGATCGAGCGCGAGGCGGGGCTGCACTTCGACCCGGACGTGGCGAGCGCGCTGCTGGCGTTGCACGGATAA